Genomic window (Candidatus Nitrosocosmicus arcticus):
CAAAAAAATATCCTATCCTCTGTTGTTTGCTTCCTAAAATTTTCTACCATTAGAAGATCTGCCATGGAGTCTCCGACATACAACGCACTCCTTAATTTTAAATTATCAAATACTTTGTGGAGGGAAAATGCATTAGGTTTGGAAAATTCCCTCTTTTCGTCCTCTAAAAATACACAAGCATTTTCATTAAAGTAATCTTTGAGATTGTTGAGAGTGAAATAAGAAGCAATCTTGCTCCGTCCGGATATCAATCCCAAATTTCCATTAAATTTCTGTGAGAGGAGGCGTATTGTACTCTCTTTAATTATTAGAATATCATTGCTTATTAGTGGCTCGTCAAAATAATATATCGGCTCCTTATTGAACCGCTTTTTATATAAAATTGGCCCATAAAAGATTTCATCAAAAAGAGTGGAAATCATATCGCCATCGCTAGGATATCTTAATTCTTTTGTTATGGATGTTATGTTTCCTAACTTCTCGAGCTCTTTTTCTACCGAATCTTTCCCTTTGTCATCTA
Coding sequences:
- a CDS encoding HAD-IA family hydrolase, which encodes MTNKKTNFSECEAIIFDIDGVLVDVKKSYDEAIIKTVQLILIKNFNINLTNFPFQDLISKLRNTGGFNNDIDTAYSIVLIILYCILINKMNIDRTVQIFHNILEKLDDKGKDSVEKELEKLGNITSITKELRYPSDGDMISTLFDEIFYGPILYKKRFNKEPIYYFDEPLISNDILIIKESTIRLLSQKFNGNLGLISGRSKIASYFTLNNLKDYFNENACVFLEDEKREFSKPNAFSLHKVFDNLKLRSALYVGDSMADLLMVENFRKQTTEDRIFFCGVYGDGVNNKGSMDKKKLLKSNNADVIIKNVNDLPNILNNTKN